The Hydrogenimonas thermophila genome window below encodes:
- a CDS encoding 5'-methylthioadenosine/adenosylhomocysteine nucleosidase, protein MVVGVMGAMPEEIEPIIGRLENVQKHEVAGNTYYTALYGSIDLVIAYSKIGKVFSALTAATMIEKFGVQKMLFSGVAGAINPELKIGDLIAATKLCQHDLDITAFGHPYGFVPEGKVFVEANPRLLEIAADVARKLGVKLKQGVIATGDQFVASLERKSWIGETFNADALEMEGASVAVVCDALNVPFFILRAISDAADMDAGFDFDTFLQSSALKSAEFIFAMLDELDQAK, encoded by the coding sequence ATGGTTGTTGGAGTTATGGGGGCAATGCCCGAAGAGATTGAACCAATAATAGGTCGTTTAGAGAATGTACAAAAGCATGAAGTTGCAGGTAATACATATTATACTGCTCTTTATGGATCAATAGATTTAGTTATAGCATATAGTAAAATCGGAAAAGTCTTTTCTGCATTGACAGCTGCAACAATGATAGAGAAGTTTGGTGTTCAGAAAATGCTTTTTTCTGGTGTAGCAGGAGCTATTAATCCTGAACTTAAAATAGGTGATCTTATAGCAGCTACTAAACTGTGTCAGCATGATTTGGATATTACAGCTTTTGGTCATCCTTACGGATTTGTTCCTGAAGGAAAAGTGTTTGTAGAGGCTAATCCAAGACTTCTTGAAATTGCAGCTGATGTTGCCAGAAAGCTTGGTGTAAAGCTCAAACAGGGTGTAATTGCAACTGGAGATCAGTTTGTTGCAAGTTTGGAGCGTAAGTCGTGGATCGGAGAGACCTTTAATGCAGATGCACTTGAAATGGAGGGTGCTTCTGTTGCTGTAGTTTGTGATGCTCTAAATGTTCCTTTCTTTATTTTGCGTGCCATTAGCGATGCAGCCGACATGGATGCTGGATTTGATTTTGATACATTTTTACAAAGCTCTGCTCTTAAAAGTGCAGAGTTTATATTTGCGATGTTAGATGAACTCGATCAAGCTAAGTAA